One Gordonia mangrovi genomic region harbors:
- a CDS encoding MGMT family protein produces MGAVSDADVERVRGLVTAIPEGLVTTYGDLAHAAGLSSPRIVGWIMRTDSGDLPWHRVVPASGRPTPHLSARQLARLAAEGVPVRDGRVVLRECRWAPS; encoded by the coding sequence ATGGGCGCCGTCAGCGACGCCGACGTGGAGCGGGTGCGAGGGCTGGTCACCGCGATCCCGGAAGGTCTGGTGACCACCTACGGTGACCTTGCCCATGCGGCCGGACTGTCCAGCCCGCGGATCGTCGGCTGGATCATGCGAACCGACTCCGGCGACCTGCCGTGGCACCGCGTGGTGCCCGCATCGGGCCGCCCGACCCCGCACCTATCCGCGCGACAATTGGCGAGGCTGGCTGCCGAGGGCGTGCCCGTCCGAGACGGGCGGGTCGTCCTCCGCGAGTGCCGCTGGGCGCCGAGCTGA
- a CDS encoding sirohydrochlorin chelatase has product MRHRHTRQYLPFGDRLRDISPVLVAHGTRNPHGVNVIAKIAEAVGEQVGATRTAFVDVLGPTPSEVIADVDRPAVLVPAFLASGYHVRKDLPEHVEAAGRSDTIVTRALGPDPSIADVARLRLVEAGWEPGDAVVLAAAGSSDESACGQVHLAARQLESIIGGRVEVGFITTATPSAPEAVARASRHGRRVVIASYLLAPGLFHQRLHTYGADLVADPLGADRRIVDLIVTRMRAAISPYRRQAPIRG; this is encoded by the coding sequence ATGAGGCATCGACACACTCGGCAATACCTGCCGTTCGGTGACCGGCTGCGCGACATCAGTCCGGTACTGGTGGCCCACGGCACCCGTAACCCGCACGGCGTCAACGTGATCGCGAAGATCGCCGAGGCCGTCGGGGAGCAGGTGGGTGCCACCCGCACCGCTTTCGTCGATGTGCTCGGTCCCACACCGAGCGAGGTCATCGCCGACGTCGACCGCCCGGCGGTGCTGGTGCCGGCCTTCCTGGCCTCGGGCTACCACGTCCGCAAGGATCTGCCGGAGCACGTCGAGGCCGCGGGACGTTCCGACACGATCGTCACCCGAGCGCTCGGGCCCGACCCGTCCATCGCCGATGTGGCCCGCCTGCGGCTCGTCGAGGCCGGTTGGGAGCCGGGCGATGCGGTGGTCCTGGCAGCGGCCGGGTCGTCTGATGAAAGCGCCTGCGGGCAAGTGCACCTCGCTGCGCGACAGCTCGAGTCGATCATCGGCGGCCGCGTCGAGGTGGGCTTCATCACCACCGCGACGCCGTCGGCGCCGGAGGCGGTCGCACGCGCATCGCGGCACGGACGACGGGTGGTCATCGCGAGTTATCTGCTGGCGCCGGGGCTGTTCCACCAGCGGCTGCACACCTACGGCGCCGATCTCGTTGCCGATCCGCTCGGTGCCGACCGGCGCATCGTCGACCTCATCGTCACGCGCATGCGCGCCGCCATCAGCCCGTACCGTCGCCAGGCGCCGATCCGCGGCTGA